One genomic segment of Helianthus annuus cultivar XRQ/B chromosome 14, HanXRQr2.0-SUNRISE, whole genome shotgun sequence includes these proteins:
- the LOC110908510 gene encoding inositol transporter 1, with protein sequence MTIDMIPGSSGRIDAGDDKKITYFSNKYVLGLTVVAGIGGLLFGYDTGVISGALLYIRDDFDAVDQSSFLQETIVSMALLGAMIGAAGGGWLNDVQGRKSATLIADVIFALGSFVMAAAPDPYVLIFGRLLVGLGVGIASVTAPMYIAEAAPSEIRGGLVSTNVLMITGGQFLSYLVNLGFTQVRGTWRWMLGIAAVPAILQFALMLFLPESPRWLYKNKSSSEAIATLSKIYDPDRLNDELQHLSAALEEERRGRNSVRYRDVFRIKEIRLAFMAGAGLQAFQQFTGINTVMYYSPTIVQMAGFGSNELALQLSLIVALMNAAGTVVGIYLIDHVGRRKLALSSLTGVILSLVLLSVAFFLESSGHTNIGWVAVLGLVLYISSFAPGMGPVPWTVNSEIYSELYRGTCGGMAATVNWVSNLIVAQSFLSVADAVGTGLTFAILAVIAVAAVVFVLMFVPETKGLTFEEVEKLWRERARGRSNGAEKSLLEDDET encoded by the exons ATGACAATTGACATGATACCAGGGAGTTCTGGGCGCATAGATGCTGGTGATGACAagaaaataacatattttagCAACAAATATGTGTTGGGTTTGACTGTTGTTGCTGGCATTGGTGGTCTGCTTTTTGGTTATGACACAG GAGTCATATCAGGAGCCCTTCTGTACATCCGTGATGACTTCGATGCCGTTGATCAAAGTAGCTTCTTACAG GAGACAATTGTTAGCATGGCTTTACTTGGTGCAATGATCGGAGCTGCAGGCGGTGGGTGGCTAAACGACGTGCAAGGGCGCAAAAGTGCTACACTTATCGCTGATGTGATATTTGCACTTGGATCTTTCGTAATGGCGGCTGCACCCGATCCATACGTTCTTATATTCGGTCGTTTATTAGTTGGACTAGGTGTCGGTATAGCTTCTGTTACCGCTCCAATGTATATCGCAGAAGCAGCGCCTTCGGAAATACGCGGTGGTCTTGTAAGCACCAACGTGCTTATGATCACCGGTGGTCAGTTTCTATCTTACCTTGTTAATCTTGGTTTCACACAG GTTCGTGGAACATGGCGATGGATGCTCGGAATTGCTGCTGTACCCGCTATTCTTCAGTTTGCGTTGATGCTGTTTTTGCCTGAGTCGCCACGTTGGCTTTACAAGAAT AAAAGTAGTTCGGAGGCAATTGCCACACTTTCAAAAATTTATGATCCTGATCGGTTAAACGATGAACTCCAGCACCTTTCGGCTGCGTTAGAGGAAGAACGCAGAGGCAGGAATTCCGTAAGATACCGAGATGTTTTCAGAATTAAAGAAATCAGACTTGCATTTATGGCTGGAGCTGGTCTGCAG GCATTTCAACAATTTACTGGCATCAACACCGTCATGTATTACAGCCCGACCATAGTCCAGATGGCAGGTTTCGGGTCAAACGAATTAGCTCTTCAATTATCTCTCATAGTTGCACTAATGAATGCCGCCGGAACAGTGGTCGGAATCTACCTCATCGACCACGTTGGCCGCCGGAAGTTAGCTCTCAGCAGTTTAACAGGTGTCATTCTGTCATTGGTTCTCCTGTCAGTTGCATTCTTCCTTGAATCATCTGGACATACCAACATAGGGTGGGTGGCGGTTCTCGGGTTAGTCCTTTACATTAGTTCGTTCGCCCCTGGGATGGGGCCCGTTCCATGGACGGTGAATTCTGAAATATACTCAGAATTGTATCGCGGTACCTGTGGAGGAATGGCGGCTACTGTGAACTGGGTATCGAATTTGATAGTTGCTCAAAGCTTTCTTTCAGTTGCTGATGCGGTTGGGACCGGTTTGACCTTTGCTATATTGGCGGTAATTGCGGTGGCTGCGGTTGTTTTCGTGCTCATGTTTGTACCGGAGACCAAAGGGTTGACTTTTGAGGAAGTAGAGAAATTGTGGCGTGAACGGGCTCGCGGAAGAAGTAATGGTGCTGAAAAATCTCTTCTTGAAGACGATGAGACATGA